One Xiphias gladius isolate SHS-SW01 ecotype Sanya breed wild chromosome 13, ASM1685928v1, whole genome shotgun sequence genomic window carries:
- the mcf2la gene encoding guanine nucleotide exchange factor DBS isoform X2, with product MGEKQSVPEDLERSLEVLSTVSDDILQREDGPLCAAEIGSELQKQFAILPGGRGMNGSPVIVFPEFPAFSELEEEEVQNVLGYLTSIPSVAASGVGFILIIDRRLDRWAAVRATLLRIAGSFPGNLHLVLVLRPTTLFQRTLSDFLFKFNKDEFKMKVVMLSSVTELHAYIDPGQLTTELGGTQEYCHDSWISHRTAIEAFALMVKTTAQTLQAFGTELAETELPNDAEATTNLLHTHTLKKDKMKEDLQVALSQGRRLLDCINEPLQADPEYNMTHDEQENLATVQRLLGQLDETETAFDDFWERHHTKLEQCLQLRHFEHHFREVRAQLDVTSERLSGFSEVSVSPAHAEHVLRELSGHEDKACDVVDRALSLACEGDRLIENSHYAEDSIRPKCIELRVVCEEISSTLRSKKNLLLRAMELHHALEKASRWCEDGIFLLASQPVDRCQSQDGAEAALQELERYLDTAPLHTITDRSAICCQYEAVLTTQLRDQVERVFQKQCSVQEMFEKRRISLKKLAAKQTRPVQPVAPRPEVKSPHSSPTQQRKERRYSADNAICKRVESPIHNGSTRHASLSEEEENLAVLRRHVMNELLETERAYVEELLCVLEGYAAEMDNPAMAHLIPSTLLSKKDILFGNMSEIYQFHKRTFLKELEAYTDCPELVGRCFLEQMKDLQIYEAYCQNKPRSESLWRQCSDCAFFQECQKKLDHKLGLDSYLLKPVQRITKYQLLLKELLKYSKGCDGCDDLQEALSSILGILKAVNDSMHLIAITGYEGNLSELGRLLMQGSFSVWTEHKKGHAKVKDLARFKPMQRHLFLHEKALLFCKRREENGEGYEKAPSYSFKHSLSMSAVGITENAKGDNKKFEIWCNSREEVFIVQAPTAEIKTAWVNEIRKVLTQQLKACRDASQQKNFDSVSLSPTSNNTSMSLSPFRSSGQKNQKKQDEKKAEPSPTSEANSSSSPKQKGWSKASLSVDASEENDGYSSGEDPINSDPEDEVGKKLAPGKYTVVADCEKAGPQELSVKSGDVVQLIREGEDGQWFVRNLRSSKEGWVAAANLLSLISESKSSQSLSSSAPPRHVTVATSLQAGLTRAQTCSTCLHHQPKRNILFT from the exons atGACATCCTACAGAGGGAAGACGGTCCTCTGTGTGCGGCGGAAATCGGCTCTGAACTCCAGAAACAGTTTGCTATCCTGCCAG GGGGCCGCGGGATGAACGGTAGCCCCGTCATCGTCTTCCCAGAATTCCCAGCTTTCAgcgagctggaggaggaggaggtccaAAACGTCCTCGGCTACCTCACCAGCATCCCCAG CGTTGCAGCATCGGGAGTGGGTTTCATCCTGATCATCGACAGACGGCTGGACCGATGGGCTGCTGTCAGGGCTACCCTGCTCCGCATCGCA GGCTCGTTTCCAGGGAACTTGCACTTGGTTCTGGTGTTGCGTCCCACTACTTTGTTCCAGCGGACTCTATCAGACTTCCTGTTCAAGTTCAACAAGGATGAGTTCAAAATGAAG GTGGTGATGCTGAGTTCGGTGACTGAGCTCCATGCTTATATCGACCCTGGACAACTGACCACAGAACTGGGAGGCACACAGGAATACTGCCATGACAGCTGGATCTCGCACCGCact GCAATCGAGGCATTCGCCCTCATGGTGAAGACCACGGCTCAGACTCTGCAGGCGTTCGGCACTGAGCTCGCAGAGACAGAGTTACCCAATGATGCCGAGGCCACCACCAacctgctgcacacacacactctgaagaAGGATAAAATGAAG GAGGACCTCCAGGTGGCGCTGTCTCAAGGGAGACGCCTGTTGGACTGTATCAACGAGCCTCTACAGGCAGACCCTGAATACAACATGACCCATGATGAACAGGAGAACTTAGCTACTGTACAGAG ACTCCTGGGTCAGCTGGACGAAACAGAGACAGCGTTCGATGATTTCTGGGAGCGTCACCACACTAAACTGGAACAGTGTTTGCAGCTGCGCCACTTTGAGCACCACTTCCGTGAA gTGCGTGCCCAGCTTGACGTGACATCAGAGAGGCTCTCGGGATTCTCTGAGGTCAGCGTAAGCCCCGCCCACGCTGAGCACGTCCTGCGAGAGCTGAGCGGCCATGAGGACAAGGCCTGT GACGTAGTAGACCGTGCCCTGTCCCTGGCCTGTGAAGGGGACAGGCTGATAGAAAACTCGCACTACGCCGAGGACTCCATCAGGCCAAAGTGCATCGAGCTGAGAGTGGTGTGCGAGGAGATCAGCTCCACTCTGAGGAGCAAGAAGAACCTTCTGCTCAGGGCGATGGAACTGCACCACGCTCTGGAGAAG GCGTCACGGTGGTGTGAGGACGGCATCTTCCTGTTGGCCAGCCAGCCAGTGGACCGCTGTCAGTCTCAGGACggagctgaagcagctctgcAAGAGCTGGAGCGATACCTGGACACGGCCCCGCTACACACCATCACTGACCGCAGCGCCATCTGCTGCCAGTACGAGGCGGTGCTCACTACTCAGCTCAGG GACCAGGTGGAGAGAGTTTTCCAGAAGCAATGCTCTGTCCAGGAGATGTTCGAGAAGAGACGCATCAGCTTGAAGAAACTCGCCGCCAAACAGACCAGACCAGTCCAGCCAGTAGCACCAAGACCTGAAGTGAAGTCTCCACACTCCTCTCCCA ctcagcagagaaaagagagaagatacTCTGCAGATAATGCCATCTGCAAAAGG gtggaGTCTCCCATACATAATGGCAGCACCAGACATGCCTCTCtgtcagaagaagaagaaaacctgGCAGTACTTCGGCG TCATGTGATGAATGAGCTGCTGGAGACGGAGAGAGCGTATGTGGAGGAGCTCCTGTGTGTGCTGGAG GGCTATGCAGCAGAGATGGACAACCCTGCCATGGCTCACCTCATCCCCAGCACCCTGCTCAGCAAGAAGGACATCCTGTTTGGCAACATGTCTGAAATCTACCAGTTTCATAAGAG GACGTTTCTAAAGGAACTGGAAGCGTACACTGACTGCCCAGAACTGGTGGGCCGCTGCTTTTTAGAGCAG ATGAAGGACCTGCAGATCTACGAGGCTTACTGCCAGAATAAACCTCGCTCCGAGAGCCTGTGGAGACAGTGCTCCGACTGTGCCTTCTTCCAG GAGTGCCAGAAGAAGCTGGACCATAAACTTGGTTTGGACTCCTACCTCCTTAAACCTGTCCAGAGAATCACCAAGTACCAGCTACTGCTTAAG GAGTTGTTGAAGTACAGTAAAGGCTGCGATGGCTGTGATGACCTACAGGAAGCTCTCTCCTCTATTCTGGGGATCCTGAAAGCCGTTAATGACTCCATGCACCTCATCGCCATCACGGGATACGAG GGTAACCTGTCAGAGCTGGGTCGTCTGCTGATGCAAGGCTCCTTCAGCGTGTGGACAGAGCACAAAAAGGGTCACGCCAAGGTCAAGGACCTGGCCCGGTTTAAGCCCATGCAGAGGCACCTGTTTTTGCACGAGAAGGCCCTGCTCTTCTgtaagaggagagaggagaacgGGGAGGGCTACGAGAAGGCTCCATCTTACAGCTTCAAACACTCCCTCAGT ATGAGTGCCGTGGGCATAACAGAGAATGCTAAAGGAGACAACAAGAAGTTTGAGATCTGGTGTAACTCCAGAGAAGAAGTTTTTATAGTCCAG GCTCCAACGGCGGAGATTAAAACAGCATGGGTGAATGAGATCCGCAAAGTTCTGACCCAACAGCTCAAAGCCTGCAGAG ATGCCAGTCAGCAGAAGAACTTCGACTCTGTTTCCCTGAGTCCCACCAGCAACAACACCTCCATGTCACTCAG TCCCTTCCGCAGCAGTGGTCAGAAGAACCAGAAGAAGCAAGATGAAAAGAAGGCAGAGCCAAGCCCGACCTCCGAAGccaactcctcttcctcaccgAAACAAAAAG GCTGGAGCAAGGCATCTCTCTCCGTGGATGCCTCAGAGGAGAATGACGGGTACTCCAGCGGCGAGGACCCCATTAACTCTGACCCTGAGGATGAAGTAGGAAAGAAGCTG GCTCCAGGAAAGTACACTGTGGTCGCAGACTGCGAGAAGGCAGGACCTCAGGAACTGTCGGTCAAGAGTGGAGACGTGGTCCAGCTAATCAGAGAAGGAGAGGACGGACAGTG GTTTGTGAGGAACCTTCGCAGCAGCAAGGAGGGTTGGGTGGCAGCGGCAAACCTCCTCAGCCTCATCTCAGAGTCCAAGTCATCCCAGTCACTCAGCAGCTCAG CCCCACCGAGGCATGTGACAGTAGCCACTTCTCTACAGGCAGGGCTAACCAGGGCCCAGACCTGCTCAACGTGTTTGCACCACCAGCCCAAGAGGAATATTTTGTTTACCTGA
- the mcf2la gene encoding guanine nucleotide exchange factor DBS isoform X6: protein MSAQNQSVAASGVGFILIIDRRLDRWAAVRATLLRIAGSFPGNLHLVLVLRPTTLFQRTLSDFLFKFNKDEFKMKVVMLSSVTELHAYIDPGQLTTELGGTQEYCHDSWISHRTAIEAFALMVKTTAQTLQAFGTELAETELPNDAEATTNLLHTHTLKKDKMKEDLQVALSQGRRLLDCINEPLQADPEYNMTHDEQENLATVQRLLGQLDETETAFDDFWERHHTKLEQCLQLRHFEHHFREVRAQLDVTSERLSGFSEVSVSPAHAEHVLRELSGHEDKACDVVDRALSLACEGDRLIENSHYAEDSIRPKCIELRVVCEEISSTLRSKKNLLLRAMELHHALEKASRWCEDGIFLLASQPVDRCQSQDGAEAALQELERYLDTAPLHTITDRSAICCQYEAVLTTQLRDQVERVFQKQCSVQEMFEKRRISLKKLAAKQTRPVQPVAPRPEVKSPHSSPTQQRKERRYSADNAICKRVESPIHNGSTRHASLSEEEENLAVLRRHVMNELLETERAYVEELLCVLEGYAAEMDNPAMAHLIPSTLLSKKDILFGNMSEIYQFHKRTFLKELEAYTDCPELVGRCFLEQMKDLQIYEAYCQNKPRSESLWRQCSDCAFFQECQKKLDHKLGLDSYLLKPVQRITKYQLLLKELLKYSKGCDGCDDLQEALSSILGILKAVNDSMHLIAITGYEGNLSELGRLLMQGSFSVWTEHKKGHAKVKDLARFKPMQRHLFLHEKALLFCKRREENGEGYEKAPSYSFKHSLSMSAVGITENAKGDNKKFEIWCNSREEVFIVQAPTAEIKTAWVNEIRKVLTQQLKACRDASQQKNFDSVSLSPTSNNTSMSLSPFRSSGQKNQKKQDEKKAEPSPTSEANSSSSPKQKGWSKASLSVDASEENDGYSSGEDPINSDPEDEVGKKLAPGKYTVVADCEKAGPQELSVKSGDVVQLIREGEDGQWFVRNLRSSKEGWVAAANLLSLISESKSSQSLSSSAPPRHVTVATSLQAGLTRAQTCSTCLHHQPKRNILFT, encoded by the exons ATGTCAGCACAAAACCAAAG CGTTGCAGCATCGGGAGTGGGTTTCATCCTGATCATCGACAGACGGCTGGACCGATGGGCTGCTGTCAGGGCTACCCTGCTCCGCATCGCA GGCTCGTTTCCAGGGAACTTGCACTTGGTTCTGGTGTTGCGTCCCACTACTTTGTTCCAGCGGACTCTATCAGACTTCCTGTTCAAGTTCAACAAGGATGAGTTCAAAATGAAG GTGGTGATGCTGAGTTCGGTGACTGAGCTCCATGCTTATATCGACCCTGGACAACTGACCACAGAACTGGGAGGCACACAGGAATACTGCCATGACAGCTGGATCTCGCACCGCact GCAATCGAGGCATTCGCCCTCATGGTGAAGACCACGGCTCAGACTCTGCAGGCGTTCGGCACTGAGCTCGCAGAGACAGAGTTACCCAATGATGCCGAGGCCACCACCAacctgctgcacacacacactctgaagaAGGATAAAATGAAG GAGGACCTCCAGGTGGCGCTGTCTCAAGGGAGACGCCTGTTGGACTGTATCAACGAGCCTCTACAGGCAGACCCTGAATACAACATGACCCATGATGAACAGGAGAACTTAGCTACTGTACAGAG ACTCCTGGGTCAGCTGGACGAAACAGAGACAGCGTTCGATGATTTCTGGGAGCGTCACCACACTAAACTGGAACAGTGTTTGCAGCTGCGCCACTTTGAGCACCACTTCCGTGAA gTGCGTGCCCAGCTTGACGTGACATCAGAGAGGCTCTCGGGATTCTCTGAGGTCAGCGTAAGCCCCGCCCACGCTGAGCACGTCCTGCGAGAGCTGAGCGGCCATGAGGACAAGGCCTGT GACGTAGTAGACCGTGCCCTGTCCCTGGCCTGTGAAGGGGACAGGCTGATAGAAAACTCGCACTACGCCGAGGACTCCATCAGGCCAAAGTGCATCGAGCTGAGAGTGGTGTGCGAGGAGATCAGCTCCACTCTGAGGAGCAAGAAGAACCTTCTGCTCAGGGCGATGGAACTGCACCACGCTCTGGAGAAG GCGTCACGGTGGTGTGAGGACGGCATCTTCCTGTTGGCCAGCCAGCCAGTGGACCGCTGTCAGTCTCAGGACggagctgaagcagctctgcAAGAGCTGGAGCGATACCTGGACACGGCCCCGCTACACACCATCACTGACCGCAGCGCCATCTGCTGCCAGTACGAGGCGGTGCTCACTACTCAGCTCAGG GACCAGGTGGAGAGAGTTTTCCAGAAGCAATGCTCTGTCCAGGAGATGTTCGAGAAGAGACGCATCAGCTTGAAGAAACTCGCCGCCAAACAGACCAGACCAGTCCAGCCAGTAGCACCAAGACCTGAAGTGAAGTCTCCACACTCCTCTCCCA ctcagcagagaaaagagagaagatacTCTGCAGATAATGCCATCTGCAAAAGG gtggaGTCTCCCATACATAATGGCAGCACCAGACATGCCTCTCtgtcagaagaagaagaaaacctgGCAGTACTTCGGCG TCATGTGATGAATGAGCTGCTGGAGACGGAGAGAGCGTATGTGGAGGAGCTCCTGTGTGTGCTGGAG GGCTATGCAGCAGAGATGGACAACCCTGCCATGGCTCACCTCATCCCCAGCACCCTGCTCAGCAAGAAGGACATCCTGTTTGGCAACATGTCTGAAATCTACCAGTTTCATAAGAG GACGTTTCTAAAGGAACTGGAAGCGTACACTGACTGCCCAGAACTGGTGGGCCGCTGCTTTTTAGAGCAG ATGAAGGACCTGCAGATCTACGAGGCTTACTGCCAGAATAAACCTCGCTCCGAGAGCCTGTGGAGACAGTGCTCCGACTGTGCCTTCTTCCAG GAGTGCCAGAAGAAGCTGGACCATAAACTTGGTTTGGACTCCTACCTCCTTAAACCTGTCCAGAGAATCACCAAGTACCAGCTACTGCTTAAG GAGTTGTTGAAGTACAGTAAAGGCTGCGATGGCTGTGATGACCTACAGGAAGCTCTCTCCTCTATTCTGGGGATCCTGAAAGCCGTTAATGACTCCATGCACCTCATCGCCATCACGGGATACGAG GGTAACCTGTCAGAGCTGGGTCGTCTGCTGATGCAAGGCTCCTTCAGCGTGTGGACAGAGCACAAAAAGGGTCACGCCAAGGTCAAGGACCTGGCCCGGTTTAAGCCCATGCAGAGGCACCTGTTTTTGCACGAGAAGGCCCTGCTCTTCTgtaagaggagagaggagaacgGGGAGGGCTACGAGAAGGCTCCATCTTACAGCTTCAAACACTCCCTCAGT ATGAGTGCCGTGGGCATAACAGAGAATGCTAAAGGAGACAACAAGAAGTTTGAGATCTGGTGTAACTCCAGAGAAGAAGTTTTTATAGTCCAG GCTCCAACGGCGGAGATTAAAACAGCATGGGTGAATGAGATCCGCAAAGTTCTGACCCAACAGCTCAAAGCCTGCAGAG ATGCCAGTCAGCAGAAGAACTTCGACTCTGTTTCCCTGAGTCCCACCAGCAACAACACCTCCATGTCACTCAG TCCCTTCCGCAGCAGTGGTCAGAAGAACCAGAAGAAGCAAGATGAAAAGAAGGCAGAGCCAAGCCCGACCTCCGAAGccaactcctcttcctcaccgAAACAAAAAG GCTGGAGCAAGGCATCTCTCTCCGTGGATGCCTCAGAGGAGAATGACGGGTACTCCAGCGGCGAGGACCCCATTAACTCTGACCCTGAGGATGAAGTAGGAAAGAAGCTG GCTCCAGGAAAGTACACTGTGGTCGCAGACTGCGAGAAGGCAGGACCTCAGGAACTGTCGGTCAAGAGTGGAGACGTGGTCCAGCTAATCAGAGAAGGAGAGGACGGACAGTG GTTTGTGAGGAACCTTCGCAGCAGCAAGGAGGGTTGGGTGGCAGCGGCAAACCTCCTCAGCCTCATCTCAGAGTCCAAGTCATCCCAGTCACTCAGCAGCTCAG CCCCACCGAGGCATGTGACAGTAGCCACTTCTCTACAGGCAGGGCTAACCAGGGCCCAGACCTGCTCAACGTGTTTGCACCACCAGCCCAAGAGGAATATTTTGTTTACCTGA
- the mcf2la gene encoding guanine nucleotide exchange factor DBS isoform X1 yields the protein MSASICCGRQPAERKQIHKHTQTNRLDDILQREDGPLCAAEIGSELQKQFAILPGGRGMNGSPVIVFPEFPAFSELEEEEVQNVLGYLTSIPSVAASGVGFILIIDRRLDRWAAVRATLLRIAGSFPGNLHLVLVLRPTTLFQRTLSDFLFKFNKDEFKMKVVMLSSVTELHAYIDPGQLTTELGGTQEYCHDSWISHRTAIEAFALMVKTTAQTLQAFGTELAETELPNDAEATTNLLHTHTLKKDKMKEDLQVALSQGRRLLDCINEPLQADPEYNMTHDEQENLATVQRLLGQLDETETAFDDFWERHHTKLEQCLQLRHFEHHFREVRAQLDVTSERLSGFSEVSVSPAHAEHVLRELSGHEDKACDVVDRALSLACEGDRLIENSHYAEDSIRPKCIELRVVCEEISSTLRSKKNLLLRAMELHHALEKASRWCEDGIFLLASQPVDRCQSQDGAEAALQELERYLDTAPLHTITDRSAICCQYEAVLTTQLRDQVERVFQKQCSVQEMFEKRRISLKKLAAKQTRPVQPVAPRPEVKSPHSSPTQQRKERRYSADNAICKRVESPIHNGSTRHASLSEEEENLAVLRRHVMNELLETERAYVEELLCVLEGYAAEMDNPAMAHLIPSTLLSKKDILFGNMSEIYQFHKRTFLKELEAYTDCPELVGRCFLEQMKDLQIYEAYCQNKPRSESLWRQCSDCAFFQECQKKLDHKLGLDSYLLKPVQRITKYQLLLKELLKYSKGCDGCDDLQEALSSILGILKAVNDSMHLIAITGYEGNLSELGRLLMQGSFSVWTEHKKGHAKVKDLARFKPMQRHLFLHEKALLFCKRREENGEGYEKAPSYSFKHSLSMSAVGITENAKGDNKKFEIWCNSREEVFIVQAPTAEIKTAWVNEIRKVLTQQLKACRDASQQKNFDSVSLSPTSNNTSMSLSPFRSSGQKNQKKQDEKKAEPSPTSEANSSSSPKQKGWSKASLSVDASEENDGYSSGEDPINSDPEDEVGKKLAPGKYTVVADCEKAGPQELSVKSGDVVQLIREGEDGQWFVRNLRSSKEGWVAAANLLSLISESKSSQSLSSSAPPRHVTVATSLQAGLTRAQTCSTCLHHQPKRNILFT from the exons atGACATCCTACAGAGGGAAGACGGTCCTCTGTGTGCGGCGGAAATCGGCTCTGAACTCCAGAAACAGTTTGCTATCCTGCCAG GGGGCCGCGGGATGAACGGTAGCCCCGTCATCGTCTTCCCAGAATTCCCAGCTTTCAgcgagctggaggaggaggaggtccaAAACGTCCTCGGCTACCTCACCAGCATCCCCAG CGTTGCAGCATCGGGAGTGGGTTTCATCCTGATCATCGACAGACGGCTGGACCGATGGGCTGCTGTCAGGGCTACCCTGCTCCGCATCGCA GGCTCGTTTCCAGGGAACTTGCACTTGGTTCTGGTGTTGCGTCCCACTACTTTGTTCCAGCGGACTCTATCAGACTTCCTGTTCAAGTTCAACAAGGATGAGTTCAAAATGAAG GTGGTGATGCTGAGTTCGGTGACTGAGCTCCATGCTTATATCGACCCTGGACAACTGACCACAGAACTGGGAGGCACACAGGAATACTGCCATGACAGCTGGATCTCGCACCGCact GCAATCGAGGCATTCGCCCTCATGGTGAAGACCACGGCTCAGACTCTGCAGGCGTTCGGCACTGAGCTCGCAGAGACAGAGTTACCCAATGATGCCGAGGCCACCACCAacctgctgcacacacacactctgaagaAGGATAAAATGAAG GAGGACCTCCAGGTGGCGCTGTCTCAAGGGAGACGCCTGTTGGACTGTATCAACGAGCCTCTACAGGCAGACCCTGAATACAACATGACCCATGATGAACAGGAGAACTTAGCTACTGTACAGAG ACTCCTGGGTCAGCTGGACGAAACAGAGACAGCGTTCGATGATTTCTGGGAGCGTCACCACACTAAACTGGAACAGTGTTTGCAGCTGCGCCACTTTGAGCACCACTTCCGTGAA gTGCGTGCCCAGCTTGACGTGACATCAGAGAGGCTCTCGGGATTCTCTGAGGTCAGCGTAAGCCCCGCCCACGCTGAGCACGTCCTGCGAGAGCTGAGCGGCCATGAGGACAAGGCCTGT GACGTAGTAGACCGTGCCCTGTCCCTGGCCTGTGAAGGGGACAGGCTGATAGAAAACTCGCACTACGCCGAGGACTCCATCAGGCCAAAGTGCATCGAGCTGAGAGTGGTGTGCGAGGAGATCAGCTCCACTCTGAGGAGCAAGAAGAACCTTCTGCTCAGGGCGATGGAACTGCACCACGCTCTGGAGAAG GCGTCACGGTGGTGTGAGGACGGCATCTTCCTGTTGGCCAGCCAGCCAGTGGACCGCTGTCAGTCTCAGGACggagctgaagcagctctgcAAGAGCTGGAGCGATACCTGGACACGGCCCCGCTACACACCATCACTGACCGCAGCGCCATCTGCTGCCAGTACGAGGCGGTGCTCACTACTCAGCTCAGG GACCAGGTGGAGAGAGTTTTCCAGAAGCAATGCTCTGTCCAGGAGATGTTCGAGAAGAGACGCATCAGCTTGAAGAAACTCGCCGCCAAACAGACCAGACCAGTCCAGCCAGTAGCACCAAGACCTGAAGTGAAGTCTCCACACTCCTCTCCCA ctcagcagagaaaagagagaagatacTCTGCAGATAATGCCATCTGCAAAAGG gtggaGTCTCCCATACATAATGGCAGCACCAGACATGCCTCTCtgtcagaagaagaagaaaacctgGCAGTACTTCGGCG TCATGTGATGAATGAGCTGCTGGAGACGGAGAGAGCGTATGTGGAGGAGCTCCTGTGTGTGCTGGAG GGCTATGCAGCAGAGATGGACAACCCTGCCATGGCTCACCTCATCCCCAGCACCCTGCTCAGCAAGAAGGACATCCTGTTTGGCAACATGTCTGAAATCTACCAGTTTCATAAGAG GACGTTTCTAAAGGAACTGGAAGCGTACACTGACTGCCCAGAACTGGTGGGCCGCTGCTTTTTAGAGCAG ATGAAGGACCTGCAGATCTACGAGGCTTACTGCCAGAATAAACCTCGCTCCGAGAGCCTGTGGAGACAGTGCTCCGACTGTGCCTTCTTCCAG GAGTGCCAGAAGAAGCTGGACCATAAACTTGGTTTGGACTCCTACCTCCTTAAACCTGTCCAGAGAATCACCAAGTACCAGCTACTGCTTAAG GAGTTGTTGAAGTACAGTAAAGGCTGCGATGGCTGTGATGACCTACAGGAAGCTCTCTCCTCTATTCTGGGGATCCTGAAAGCCGTTAATGACTCCATGCACCTCATCGCCATCACGGGATACGAG GGTAACCTGTCAGAGCTGGGTCGTCTGCTGATGCAAGGCTCCTTCAGCGTGTGGACAGAGCACAAAAAGGGTCACGCCAAGGTCAAGGACCTGGCCCGGTTTAAGCCCATGCAGAGGCACCTGTTTTTGCACGAGAAGGCCCTGCTCTTCTgtaagaggagagaggagaacgGGGAGGGCTACGAGAAGGCTCCATCTTACAGCTTCAAACACTCCCTCAGT ATGAGTGCCGTGGGCATAACAGAGAATGCTAAAGGAGACAACAAGAAGTTTGAGATCTGGTGTAACTCCAGAGAAGAAGTTTTTATAGTCCAG GCTCCAACGGCGGAGATTAAAACAGCATGGGTGAATGAGATCCGCAAAGTTCTGACCCAACAGCTCAAAGCCTGCAGAG ATGCCAGTCAGCAGAAGAACTTCGACTCTGTTTCCCTGAGTCCCACCAGCAACAACACCTCCATGTCACTCAG TCCCTTCCGCAGCAGTGGTCAGAAGAACCAGAAGAAGCAAGATGAAAAGAAGGCAGAGCCAAGCCCGACCTCCGAAGccaactcctcttcctcaccgAAACAAAAAG GCTGGAGCAAGGCATCTCTCTCCGTGGATGCCTCAGAGGAGAATGACGGGTACTCCAGCGGCGAGGACCCCATTAACTCTGACCCTGAGGATGAAGTAGGAAAGAAGCTG GCTCCAGGAAAGTACACTGTGGTCGCAGACTGCGAGAAGGCAGGACCTCAGGAACTGTCGGTCAAGAGTGGAGACGTGGTCCAGCTAATCAGAGAAGGAGAGGACGGACAGTG GTTTGTGAGGAACCTTCGCAGCAGCAAGGAGGGTTGGGTGGCAGCGGCAAACCTCCTCAGCCTCATCTCAGAGTCCAAGTCATCCCAGTCACTCAGCAGCTCAG CCCCACCGAGGCATGTGACAGTAGCCACTTCTCTACAGGCAGGGCTAACCAGGGCCCAGACCTGCTCAACGTGTTTGCACCACCAGCCCAAGAGGAATATTTTGTTTACCTGA